Proteins encoded in a region of the Paenibacillus pedocola genome:
- a CDS encoding sensor histidine kinase, whose product MSRKLLISHAGVALAALLSIVLLVNIVMNISFNQYQKNQEQAEIQSLLEDLKDAYHESAGQWDPNVWMIISHQAMVNEYIVRVYDIDRQLIWDTSQMGMHNSQPKQDTITKSIVKDNQQVGTLEFQSLDKTSQSLNQQFLRMFNILLWAAMFLVIAGTYLFSRYMAKSISQPLLEIKDIASRMRQGDLTSRVEGLHYNTEIDDVGRALNHLADGLEKQEQFRKSLTADVAHELRTPIAIIQSHLEAFQDGIWEPTPEKIQVCHDQALRLVRLISDLENLANAENPMIQLKTEVVSLNEIVDESLNTVSSQFWQKGLSADLISLNDVWITGDRSRLVQVFVNLISNAFKYTSSGRIQIEVSKENTEAVVIVSDTGMGIPEEELPYIFERFYRGEKSRNRKTGGAGIGLAVVKAIVDAHEGAIYIESEIHKGTTVHVRLPIVR is encoded by the coding sequence TTGAGCAGAAAGCTACTTATATCCCATGCCGGTGTGGCTCTTGCTGCGCTTCTGTCCATTGTCCTGCTCGTTAACATAGTAATGAATATCTCATTCAACCAATATCAGAAAAACCAGGAACAGGCGGAAATCCAAAGTTTACTGGAAGATCTAAAAGATGCATATCATGAGTCTGCCGGCCAATGGGATCCAAACGTATGGATGATCATTTCGCACCAGGCGATGGTTAATGAATATATCGTTCGTGTCTATGACATAGACCGCCAATTGATTTGGGACACCAGCCAAATGGGGATGCATAATTCTCAGCCGAAGCAAGACACCATTACTAAATCAATTGTTAAAGACAATCAGCAGGTGGGGACATTAGAATTTCAATCATTGGACAAAACGTCCCAGAGTCTGAATCAGCAGTTTCTGCGAATGTTTAATATATTGTTATGGGCTGCAATGTTTCTCGTTATAGCCGGTACGTATCTGTTTAGCCGCTATATGGCTAAAAGCATTAGCCAGCCTCTTTTAGAAATTAAAGATATTGCTTCGCGGATGAGGCAGGGAGATCTCACTTCCCGGGTTGAAGGTTTACATTATAATACGGAGATCGATGATGTGGGGCGTGCACTCAATCATTTGGCTGACGGACTTGAAAAGCAAGAGCAGTTTCGGAAATCACTGACCGCCGACGTGGCACATGAGCTTCGCACACCCATAGCAATAATACAAAGTCATTTGGAAGCCTTTCAGGATGGTATTTGGGAGCCGACACCGGAGAAGATTCAGGTGTGTCATGACCAAGCTTTGCGGCTAGTCCGTCTTATCAGTGATTTGGAAAACCTGGCTAATGCAGAGAATCCCATGATTCAGTTGAAGACGGAGGTCGTATCTCTTAACGAGATTGTAGACGAGTCGTTAAATACTGTATCCAGCCAGTTTTGGCAGAAGGGGCTTTCAGCTGACCTGATAAGTTTAAATGACGTTTGGATCACAGGGGACCGTTCGCGGCTGGTTCAGGTTTTCGTGAATCTGATAAGTAATGCATTTAAATATACGAGTTCTGGACGGATTCAGATTGAAGTGTCAAAAGAGAACACAGAGGCCGTCGTTATTGTATCTGATACGGGGATGGGGATACCTGAAGAGGAACTTCCCTATATCTTTGAACGTTTTTACCGCGGGGAGAAATCACGGAACCGGAAGACTGGCGGAGCCGGAATAGGCCTTGCCGTTGTAAAAGCAATTGTGGATGCTCATGAAGGAGCTATCTATATTGAAAGTGAGATCCATAAGGGGACTACAGTCCATGTTCGTCTCCCAATCGTTCGATGA
- a CDS encoding FAD/FMN-containing dehydrogenase, whose translation MKKLWIGLTALVLVMGIGTAGAYAATANNDTNDSGFFKKMLPFAKQMHPNLSEDQIKNMHDNCSTSSGTGMSEMMQNAQHGRSMMNF comes from the coding sequence ATGAAGAAATTATGGATTGGTTTAACGGCATTGGTACTGGTGATGGGAATTGGAACCGCCGGCGCGTATGCTGCAACAGCAAACAATGATACTAACGACAGCGGATTCTTCAAGAAAATGCTGCCCTTCGCCAAACAAATGCACCCCAACCTGTCAGAGGATCAAATCAAGAACATGCATGACAATTGCAGCACTTCATCCGGAACGGGAATGTCAGAAATGATGCAAAATGCCCAACATGGCCGGAGTATGATGAACTTCTAA
- a CDS encoding SHOCT domain-containing protein: MMMGYGFGFGIFGLVINFLLILGVVYWVIKWVRGGGESHINDNTPERILNERFARGEITEEEYLRMKRILRD, from the coding sequence ATGATGATGGGATATGGTTTTGGGTTCGGTATCTTTGGATTGGTCATCAATTTTTTGCTGATACTAGGTGTAGTTTATTGGGTAATAAAATGGGTTAGGGGGGGAGGGGAATCGCATATTAATGACAATACTCCAGAGAGAATCTTGAATGAACGATTTGCAAGGGGTGAAATCACGGAAGAAGAATATCTGCGGATGAAGAGGATCCTCCGGGACTGA
- a CDS encoding response regulator transcription factor, which translates to MKILVVDDEENILQVIKAYLEKNKYIVYEADTGKGAIHLFETLQPDLIVLDLMLPDMTGEEVCRTVRKSSNVPILMLTAKSSEDDMVNGLMIGADDYITKPFSPRELLARVISLLRRTNPPQQGNQSRLSFAQGSLTMDLERYEVLMNKEAVSLTLMEFKLLEILAKHPKRVFSRLELVNLTQGDSYEGFERTIDVHIKNIRQKIGDDPKHPLFIGTVFGVGYKFLVNSDAT; encoded by the coding sequence GTGAAAATTTTAGTGGTGGATGATGAAGAAAATATCCTGCAGGTCATTAAGGCTTATTTGGAAAAAAATAAATATATTGTGTACGAAGCCGATACAGGAAAAGGCGCAATTCATCTTTTTGAAACCTTACAGCCCGATCTGATCGTGCTGGATTTGATGCTTCCGGATATGACCGGAGAGGAAGTATGCAGAACAGTCCGCAAATCATCTAACGTTCCCATTCTCATGTTGACTGCAAAAAGCAGTGAAGACGATATGGTGAACGGGCTAATGATTGGAGCCGATGATTATATTACCAAACCATTCAGCCCAAGAGAGCTGCTCGCTCGGGTGATTAGTCTATTAAGAAGAACCAACCCGCCCCAGCAAGGGAATCAATCACGGCTGTCCTTTGCCCAAGGCTCTTTAACAATGGATTTAGAGCGTTATGAGGTGTTGATGAATAAGGAGGCCGTATCCCTTACCCTTATGGAGTTTAAGCTGCTGGAAATTTTAGCGAAGCATCCCAAGAGAGTGTTCTCACGACTTGAACTGGTTAACCTTACCCAGGGTGATTCTTATGAAGGATTTGAGCGAACCATCGATGTTCATATTAAGAATATTAGACAAAAAATTGGCGATGACCCTAAACACCCTCTTTTTATCGGTACCGTATTTGGAGTAGGTTATAAATTCTTGGTGAATTCAGATGCTACATAG